A genomic window from Longimicrobium sp. includes:
- a CDS encoding sulfate/molybdate ABC transporter ATP-binding protein, giving the protein MSIQVRNLTKHFTGFTAVDDVSFDVNPGELVALLGPSGGGKSTLLRIIAGLEEADAGTVSLDGEAVDHLHARARRVGFVFQHYALFRHMTVAQNIGFGLEVAGVAPAERQARVEELLRLMGLAGLGGRRPSELSGGQRQRVALARALAPRPRLLLLDEPFAAIDAKVREELRQWLRALHDEVHVTSLFVTHDQQEAFALADRVLVINQGRLEQAGTPAEILDSPATEFVARFVGEVNVLDGLMHQDHAHVGELRVPLHHPPAGRGVRLVIRAYDLKFWAAHDGPATVRRVLPLGDRVKVEAQIHGAGPVFAQFPRRSSLLEGIEPGTRIAIEVTHARAYPRAA; this is encoded by the coding sequence ATGAGCATCCAGGTACGCAACCTTACCAAGCACTTCACGGGATTCACCGCGGTGGACGACGTGAGCTTCGACGTGAACCCCGGCGAGCTGGTGGCGCTGCTGGGGCCGTCCGGTGGCGGAAAGAGCACGCTGCTGCGCATCATCGCCGGGCTGGAAGAGGCCGACGCGGGAACGGTGAGCCTGGACGGCGAGGCGGTGGACCACCTTCACGCCCGGGCCCGCCGCGTGGGTTTCGTCTTTCAGCACTACGCCCTGTTCCGCCACATGACGGTGGCGCAGAACATCGGCTTTGGGCTGGAGGTGGCCGGCGTGGCCCCGGCCGAGCGGCAGGCGCGCGTGGAGGAGCTGCTGCGGCTGATGGGGCTGGCGGGGCTGGGGGGACGGCGCCCGAGCGAGCTTTCCGGCGGGCAGCGGCAGCGCGTAGCCCTGGCCCGCGCGCTGGCGCCGCGGCCGCGCCTGCTGCTGCTGGACGAGCCCTTTGCCGCCATCGACGCCAAGGTGCGCGAGGAGCTGCGCCAGTGGCTGCGCGCGCTGCACGACGAGGTGCACGTCACCTCGCTCTTCGTGACGCACGACCAGCAGGAGGCATTCGCGCTGGCGGACCGCGTGCTGGTGATCAACCAGGGGCGGCTGGAGCAGGCGGGGACCCCGGCCGAGATCCTGGATTCGCCCGCGACGGAGTTCGTCGCCCGCTTCGTGGGCGAGGTGAACGTGCTGGACGGGCTGATGCACCAGGACCACGCGCACGTGGGCGAGCTGCGCGTGCCCCTGCACCACCCGCCCGCCGGCCGCGGCGTGCGCCTGGTGATCCGCGCGTACGACCTGAAGTTCTGGGCGGCGCACGACGGGCCGGCCACGGTGCGGCGCGTGCTGCCGCTGGGCGACCGCGTGAAGGTGGAGGCGCAGATCCACGGCGCCGGGCCCGTGTTCGCGCAGTTCCCCCGGCGCAGCAGCCTGCTCGAAGGCATCGAGCCCGGCACGCGCATCGCCATCGAGGTCACCCATGCCCGGGCGTATCCGCGCGCGGCATGA
- a CDS encoding aldo/keto reductase: MKPRTLGQGLVVSEMGLGCMGMSDFYSGGSEAESLATIHRALDMGITFLDTADMYGPFTNERLVGRAIQGRRDEVVLATKFGNERSEEGAFLGIRGDAEYVRRACDASLQRLGVDHIDLYYQHRVDPRVPIEETVGAMAELVSAGKVRHLGLSEAAPETIRRAHAVHPIAALQTEWSLWTRDVETDGVLDTVRELGIGFVAYSPLGRGFLTGRFTKFEDLPEDDYRRNQPRFQGENFQKNLDLVREVEVIATEKGATPSQLALAWVMAQGEDVVPIPGTKHVKYLEQNAAAANVRLLDDDLRRIDAVFPAGAAAGDRYPEGGMRNVRR, encoded by the coding sequence ATGAAGCCGCGGACGCTGGGGCAGGGGCTGGTGGTTTCGGAGATGGGGCTGGGGTGCATGGGAATGAGCGACTTCTACTCCGGCGGAAGCGAGGCCGAGTCCCTCGCGACCATCCACCGCGCGCTGGACATGGGGATCACCTTTCTGGATACCGCCGACATGTACGGCCCGTTCACCAACGAGCGGCTGGTGGGCCGGGCAATCCAGGGACGGCGCGACGAGGTGGTGCTGGCCACCAAGTTCGGCAACGAGCGCTCGGAAGAGGGCGCCTTCCTGGGCATCCGCGGCGACGCGGAGTACGTGCGACGGGCGTGCGACGCCTCGCTGCAGCGGCTGGGCGTGGACCACATCGACCTCTACTATCAGCACCGCGTGGACCCGCGCGTGCCCATCGAGGAAACGGTGGGGGCCATGGCGGAGCTGGTGTCCGCGGGCAAGGTTCGCCACCTGGGGCTCAGCGAGGCGGCGCCGGAAACCATCCGCCGCGCCCACGCCGTGCACCCCATCGCCGCGCTGCAGACCGAGTGGTCGCTGTGGACGCGCGACGTGGAGACGGACGGCGTGCTCGACACGGTGCGCGAGCTGGGGATCGGGTTCGTGGCGTACAGCCCGCTGGGGCGCGGCTTCCTGACCGGCCGGTTCACGAAATTCGAGGACCTGCCCGAGGACGACTACCGGCGCAACCAGCCGCGCTTCCAGGGCGAGAACTTCCAGAAGAACCTGGACCTGGTGCGCGAGGTGGAGGTGATCGCCACCGAGAAGGGCGCCACCCCGTCGCAGCTGGCGCTGGCGTGGGTGATGGCGCAGGGGGAGGACGTGGTGCCCATCCCCGGGACCAAGCACGTGAAGTACCTGGAGCAGAACGCGGCCGCGGCGAACGTGCGGCTTTTGGACGATGATCTGCGGCGGATCGACGCCGTCTTCCCCGCGGGTGCCGCTGCCGGCGACCGCTATCCGGAGGGCGGAATGCGCAACGTCCGGCGCTGA
- a CDS encoding M23 family metallopeptidase yields MNRPLALAAVALLASACGDQSPTAIDPASAVATKTVRDEAAGVSIAVPMDWRVVQDPVLFNTYGFALFDPAGPQQNGHERSPVARIALAYEARPEQIGELVSALMAKYPQFPLTRTEVAVGQGLRGVAVSGLPGTDPYTLVYVADGGRVYRIGLWTEQPGLDERALGVLRNVRLQAPRKPIASLGLVPVRQAMRAEPDAAQRAMNEQLRAERVAMVAEQGGEPRFSAAPAPQVSAAACEFGQPSGFFWQTVWDATNKFYSGYTTTYSGTYYNMRPGDPGWSAMSGNYGSWWGQNYHIRKCEPYLLNQFYANDWPAHKNANVYSAIKGTVEWAGWDYYDSEGYYTLGNYVVVRNGSYRALMAHLTSVASGITWGATVGMNTIIGYAGKTGGPWDEHVHSRVAYGESLTYNGQPYGGNTVWPNRLRCVSCRANDPGDIYGNGDGQFDVKDSTGAKFYTRFYHGRWMRG; encoded by the coding sequence ATGAACCGTCCGCTCGCCCTCGCCGCGGTGGCGCTGCTCGCGTCCGCCTGCGGCGACCAATCGCCCACCGCCATCGATCCCGCATCCGCCGTCGCGACGAAGACCGTCCGCGACGAGGCCGCGGGTGTGTCCATCGCCGTTCCCATGGACTGGCGGGTGGTGCAGGACCCGGTGCTGTTCAACACCTACGGGTTCGCGCTCTTCGATCCGGCCGGCCCCCAGCAGAACGGGCACGAGCGGTCGCCCGTGGCGCGCATCGCCCTGGCGTACGAGGCCCGGCCCGAGCAGATCGGCGAGCTGGTGAGCGCGCTGATGGCGAAGTATCCGCAGTTTCCGCTGACGCGCACCGAGGTGGCCGTGGGCCAGGGGCTGCGCGGGGTGGCGGTGAGCGGGCTGCCGGGGACGGACCCGTACACCCTGGTCTACGTGGCCGATGGCGGCCGCGTGTACCGCATCGGGCTGTGGACCGAGCAGCCCGGGCTGGACGAGCGCGCCCTGGGGGTGCTGCGCAACGTGAGGCTGCAGGCGCCGCGCAAGCCGATCGCCTCCCTGGGCCTCGTCCCCGTCCGCCAAGCGATGCGCGCGGAGCCGGATGCCGCGCAGCGGGCGATGAACGAGCAGTTGCGGGCGGAGCGTGTGGCGATGGTGGCGGAGCAGGGCGGGGAGCCGCGGTTTTCCGCCGCGCCCGCGCCGCAGGTGAGCGCCGCGGCGTGTGAGTTCGGCCAGCCGAGCGGGTTCTTCTGGCAGACGGTGTGGGACGCCACCAACAAGTTCTACAGCGGCTACACGACCACGTATTCCGGCACCTACTACAACATGCGGCCGGGCGATCCGGGATGGAGCGCCATGAGCGGCAACTACGGGAGCTGGTGGGGGCAGAACTACCACATCCGCAAGTGCGAGCCGTACCTGCTGAACCAGTTCTACGCCAACGACTGGCCGGCGCACAAGAACGCCAACGTGTATTCCGCCATCAAGGGCACGGTGGAGTGGGCGGGGTGGGACTACTACGACAGCGAAGGCTACTACACGCTGGGCAACTACGTGGTGGTGCGGAACGGAAGCTACCGCGCGCTGATGGCGCACCTGACCAGCGTGGCGTCGGGCATCACCTGGGGCGCCACCGTGGGGATGAACACCATCATCGGCTACGCGGGGAAGACGGGCGGGCCCTGGGACGAGCACGTGCACTCGCGCGTGGCCTACGGCGAGTCGCTGACGTACAACGGCCAGCCCTACGGCGGCAACACCGTGTGGCCCAACCGGCTGCGCTGCGTCAGCTGCCGGGCGAACGACCCGGGTGACATCTATGGCAACGGCGACGGGCAGTTCGACGTGAAGGACAGCACCGGCGCCAAGTTCTACACCCGCTTCTACCACGGCCGCTGGATGCGCGGCTGA